One region of Triticum aestivum cultivar Chinese Spring chromosome 6B, IWGSC CS RefSeq v2.1, whole genome shotgun sequence genomic DNA includes:
- the LOC123134647 gene encoding auxin-responsive protein SAUR32 codes for MQGDQAEKRGKVKKGWLAVRVGQAEQQGDGFRRFVIPIAYLYHPLFQRLLEAARDTYGYNSAGPLWLPCSVDEFLRLRALVDRETAHSHSSSSHRVHVQAGGHQQHGYSFAPCTRAKVTS; via the coding sequence ATGCAAGGGGACCAGGCGGAGAAGAGGGGGAAGGTGAAGAAGGGGTGGCTGGCGGTGCGGGTCGGCCAGGCGGAGCAGCAGGGCGACGGGTTCCGGCGGTTCGTCATCCCCATCGCCTACCTCTACCACCCGCTGTTCCAGCGGCTGCTGGAGGCGGCTCGGGACACGTATGGCTACAACTCGGCCGGCCCGCTGTGGCTGCCCTGCTCCGTCGACGAATTCCTCCGCCTGCGCGCGCTCGTCGACCGGGAGACGGCGcactcgcactcctcctcctcgcacCGCGTGCACGTGCAGGCCGGCGGCCACCAGCAGCACGGCTACTCCTTCGCCCCGTGCACCCGCGCCAAGGTCACCTCCTGA